A region of Onychomys torridus chromosome 10, mOncTor1.1, whole genome shotgun sequence DNA encodes the following proteins:
- the Cabs1 gene encoding calcium-binding and spermatid-specific protein 1: MAEDGSPKIYSHPPRESSKTPTEAAIFFGADNTIPKSETTITSEGDHVTPVNDCTPDGDFSTAINKLTPTKEKLKLEDDIAATLKSTTLSEKEITPTETPISKTKESITENFIPVKLGSISSPVGTVSLIDFSSNMAKEDIVLATIDTGDKEIPPTAELSDTLEDSTANSEDASALSDENTEADGNSSTNSDVPDDGAVQVTDSLSPEAEMPPSPEKEVTTSPDTTNVAEENTTEIDLIVSEDTTKAVTKLTDSDEEKFITVFELTNSAEKAKDNPEDTLTDEESTDGVNAWMEKETVNEAENHSVLLTAVESRYDFIVPASGTKNIMEEPTANTTEDLSENDTTESVTKDTEEFPSVTSIVDTLKHKEDSSTTDSGIFKLLKEDPDDLMM, encoded by the coding sequence ATGGCTGAAGATGGATCACCCAAAATTTATTCTCATCCCCCAAGAGAGAGCAGTAAAACACCAACAGAGGCAGCCATCTTCTTCGGGGCTGACAACACCATTCCTAAATCAGAGACAACTATTACCTCTGAAGGAGACCATGTTACTCCAGTAAACGACTGCACACCAGATGGTGATTTTTCTACTGCAATCAACAAGCTCACACCTACAAAGGAAAAGCTCAAGCTGGAAGATGATATTGCGGCCACTCTGAAGTCAACAACTCTTTCAGAGAAGGAAATTACTCCGACTGAAACTCCAATCTCCAAAACTAAGGAATCGATTACTGAAAATTTCATTCCAGTGAAACTGGGAAGCATCTCCTCCCCAGTTGGTACTGTTTCTTTAATAGATTTTTCCAGTAACATGGCAAAAGAAGACATCGTCTTAGCCaccattgacacaggagacaaagAAATCCCACCTACTGCTGAGCTCTCCGACACACTGGAGGACAGCACCGCCAATTCAGAAGATGCCTCTGCACTTTCAGATGAAAACACAGAAGCTGATGGTAACTCCTCAACCAATTCGGACGTTCCTGATGATGGAGCTGTCCAAGTTACTGATTCCTTGAGTCCTGAGGCTGAGATGCCTCCCTCTCCTGAAAAAGAGGTCACCACCTCTCCAGACACAACCAACGTTGCAGAAGAGAACACAACTGAAATTGACCTGATTGTTTCAGAGGATACCACCAAAGCTGTGACTAAATTAACTGACTCAGATGAAGAAAAATTTATCACTGTTTTTGAACTCACAAACTCTGCTGAAAAAGCCAAAGATAACCCAGAAGATACTTTAACTGATGAGGAATCGACTGATGGAGTTAATGCTTGGATGGAGAAAGAGACTGTGAATGAGGCAGAGAACCATTCTGTTTTGCTTACTGCTGTTGAATCCAGGTATGACTTCATTGTCCCTGCCTCAGGAACCAAGAACATCATGGAGGAACCAACTGCTAACACAACAGAAGATCTATCTGAAAATGATACAACAGAATCAGTAACTAAAGACACAGAGGAGTTTCCTTCAGTGACATCTATAGTAGATACCCTTAAACACAAGGAGGACTCTTCTACAACTGACTCTGGTATcttcaaattgctgaaagaagATCCCGATGACCTAATGATGTAG